From one Paenibacillus terrae HPL-003 genomic stretch:
- a CDS encoding helix-turn-helix transcriptional regulator encodes MEILNIVQKHAPITGDQIAEMLNLSKATIRTDLSKLGILNYIDAKPKVGYFVGKRGTPNREEKFRLMQMKVGDLHGVPVIVRETTTIQEAVVALFLENVSNLIVTDEEGNLAGVASRKDLLKVTLGNPNAATIPVSLVMTRQANVVTVSPEDTVLEAARKIIARQIDSLPVVVPSNSDKPGEHWKVVGRITKTNIIKMLLDMVAED; translated from the coding sequence GTGGAAATTTTAAACATCGTACAAAAGCATGCCCCGATTACCGGTGATCAGATTGCGGAAATGCTCAATCTCAGCAAGGCCACCATTCGGACCGATCTATCCAAGCTGGGCATTCTGAATTATATAGATGCGAAGCCCAAGGTTGGTTATTTTGTCGGAAAACGGGGCACGCCGAACCGGGAGGAAAAATTCCGGCTCATGCAAATGAAGGTCGGCGATCTTCACGGGGTTCCAGTCATCGTACGTGAAACAACAACGATTCAGGAAGCGGTGGTTGCTCTTTTTCTGGAGAACGTGAGTAACCTGATCGTTACCGATGAAGAGGGGAATCTGGCAGGAGTAGCTTCCCGCAAGGATCTGCTCAAGGTTACGTTAGGCAATCCGAATGCGGCGACCATCCCTGTCAGTCTCGTGATGACTCGTCAGGCGAATGTCGTCACCGTTTCCCCGGAAGACACTGTATTGGAGGCAGCGCGCAAAATCATTGCCCGTCAAATCGACAGTCTGCCTGTCGTCGTCCCTTCCAATTCCGACAAACCAGGGGAACACTGGAAAGTCGTGGGACGCATTACGAAAACGAATATTATCAAAATGTTGCTCGATATGGTAGCAGAGGATTAA